gtagatagggttggactgatatatgtagtagtagtagtagtagtagtagtagtagttagggttggactgatatatgtagtagtagtagtagtagtagtagtagttagggttggactgatatatgtagtagtagtagtagtagtagtagtttgggTGGGACtcatatatgtagtagtagtagtagtagtagtagttgtagtagtagtagtagtagtagttagggttggactgatatatgtagtagtagtagtagtagtagttagggttggactgatatatgttgtagtagtgtggtagtagtgtagtagtagttagggttggactgatatatgtagtagtagtagtagtagtagtagtttgggTGGGACtcatatatgtagtagtagtagtagtagtagtagttgtagtagtagtagtagtagttagggttggactgataagtctagtaatagtagtagtagtagtagtagtagtagtagttagggttggactgatatatgtagtagtagtagtagtagtagtagtagtagtagtagtagtagtagtagtagttagggttggactgataagtctagtaatagtagtagtagtagtagtagtagtagtagttagggttgggatgatatatgtagtagtagtagtagtagtagtagtagtagtagtagttagggttggactatatatgtagtagtagtagtagtagtagtagtagtagtagtagtagtagtagtagttagggttggactgataagtctagtaatagtgtgtagtagtagtagtagtagttagggttgggatgatatatgtagtagtagtagtagtagtagtagtagtagtagtagtagtagttagggttggactgatatatgtagtagtagtagtagtagtagtagtagtagttagggttggactgaaatatgtagtagtagtagtagtagtagtagatagggttggactgatatatgtagtagtagtagtagtagtagtagttagggttggactgatatatgtagtagtagtagttagggttggactgatatatgtagtagtagtagtagtagtagtagttagggttggactgatatatgttgtagtagtagtggtagtagtagtagtagtagtagtagtagtagtagtagttagggttggactgataagtctagtaatagtagtagtagtagtagtagtagtagttagggatgggatgatatatgtagtagtagtagtagtagtagtagtagtagtagtagttagggttgggctgataagtctagtaatagtagtagtagtagtactagtagttagggctgggatgatatatgtagtagtagtagtagtagtagtagtagtagtagtagtagttagggttggactgatatatgtagtagtagtagtagtagtagtagtagtagtagtagtagtagtagttagggttggactgatatatgttgtagtagtagtagtagtagtagtagtagtagtagtagtagtagtagtagttagggttggactgataagtctagtagtagtagtagtagttaggattggactgataagtctagtaatagtagtagtagtagtagtagtagtagtagttagggttgggatgatatatgtagtagtagtagtagtagtagtagtagtagtagtagtagtagtagtagttagggttggactgatatatgtagtagtagtagtagtagtagtagttagggttggactgaaatatgtgtagtagtagtagtagtagtagtagatagggttggactgatatatgtagtagtagtagtagtagtagtagtagtagttagggttggactgatatatgtagtagtagtagtagtagtagtagtagttagggttggactgatatatgtagtagtagtagtagtagtagtagtttgggTGGGACtcatatatgtagtagtagtagtagtagtagtagttgtagtagtagtagtagtagtagttagggttggactgatatatgtagtagtagtagtagtagtagttagggttggactgatatatgttgtagtagtagtggtagtagtagtagtagtagtagttagggttggactgatatatgtagtagtagtagtagtagtagtagtttaggTGGGACTCATatatgtagtagtgtagtagtagtagtagttgtagtgtagtagtagtagttagggttggactgatatatgtagtagtagtagtagtagtagttagggttggactgatatatgttgtagtagtagtggtagtagtagtagtagtagtagtagtagtagtagttagggttggactgataagtctagtaatagtagtagtagtagtagtagtagtagttagggttgggatgatatatgtagtagtagtagtagtagtagtagtagtagtagtagtagttagggttggactgatatatgtagtagtagtagtagtagtagtagtagtagtagtagtagttagggttggactgataagtctagtaatagtagtagtagtagtagtagtagtagtagttagggttgggatgatatatgtagtagtagtagtagtaggagtagtagtagtagtagtagtagtagttagggttggactgatatatgtagtagtagtagtagtagtagtagtagtagttaggattggactgaaatatgtagtagtagtagtagtagtagtagatagggttggactgatatatgtagtagtagtagtagtagtagtagtagtagtagtagtagtagtagttagggttggactgatatatgtagtagtagtagtagtagtagtagttagggttggactgatatatgtagtagtagtagtagtagtagtagtagttagggttggactgatatatgttgtagtagtagtggtagtagtagtagtagtagtagtagtagtagtagtagtagttagggttggactgataagtctagtagtagtagtagtagtagttaggattggactgataagtctagtaatagtagtagtagtagtagtagtagtagtagttagggttgggatgatatatgtagtagtagtagtagtagtagtagtagtagtagtagtagtagtagtagttagggttggactgatatatgtagtagtagtagtagtagtagtagttagggttggactgaaatatgtagtagtagtagtagtagtagtagtagatagggttggactgatatatgtagtagtagtagtagtagtagtagtagtagttagggttggactgatatatgtagtagtagtagtagtagtagtagtagttagggttggactgatatatgtagtagtagtagtagtagtagtagtagtttgggTGGGACtcatatatgtagtagtagtagtagtagtagtagttgtagtagtagtagtagtagtagttagggttggactgatatatgtagtagtagtagtagtagtagtagttagggttggactgatatatgttgtagtagtagtggtagtagtagtagtagtagtagtagtagtagtagttagggttggactgataagtctagtaatagttgtagtagtagtagtagtagtagttagggttgggatgatatatgtagtagtagtagtagtaggagtagtagtagtagtagtagtagttagggttggactgataagtctagtaatagtagtagtagtagtagtagtagtagtagttagggttgggatgatatatgtagtagtagtagtagtaggagtagtagtagtagtagtagtagtagttagggttggactgatatatgtagtagtagtagtagtagtagtagtagtagttagggttggactgaaatatgtagtagtagtagtagtagtagtagatagggttggactgatatatgtagtagtagtagtagtagtagtagtagtagtagtagtagtagttagggttggactgatatatgtagtagtagtagtagtagtagtagttagggttggactgatatatgtagtagtagtagtagtagtagtagttagggttggactgatatatgttgtagtagtagtggtagtagtagtagtagtagtagtagtagtagtagtagttagggttggactgataagtctagtaatagtagtagtagtagtagtagtagtagttagggttgggatgatatatgtagtagtagtagtagttgtagtagtagtagtagtagttgggttgggctgataagtctagtaatagtagtagtagtagtagctagtagttagggttgggatgatatatgtagtagtagtagtagtagtagtagtagtagtagttaggttggactgatatattagttgtagtagtagtagtagtagtagtagtagtagtagttaggttggactgataagtctagtaatagtagtagtagtagtagtagtagtagttagggttgggatgatatatgtagtagtagtagtagtagtagtagtagtagtagtagtagtagtagttagggttggactgatatatgtagtagtagtagtagtagtagtagttagggttgggatgatatatgtagtagtagtagtagtagtagtagtagtagtagtagtagtagttagggttgggctgataagtctagtaatagtagtagtagtagtactagtagtttgggttgggatgatatatgtagtagtagtagtagtagtattagtagtagtagtagtagttagggttggactgatatatgtagtagtagtagtagtagtagtagtagtagtagtagtagtagttagggttggactgatatatgttgtagtagtagtagtagtagtagtagtagtagtagtagtgtttagGGTTGACTGATaagtctagtagtagtagtagtagtagttaggaatggactgataagtctagtaatagtagtaatagtagtagtagtagtagtagttagggttgggatgatatatgtagtagtagtagtagtagtagtagtagtagtagtagtagtagtagtagttagggttggactgatatatgtagtagtagtagtagtagtagtagtagttagggttggactgaaatatgtagtagtagtagtagtagtagtagtagatagggttggactgatatatgtagtagtagtagtagtagtagtagtagtagttagggttggactgatatatgtagtagtagtagtagtagtagtagtagttagggttggactgatatatgtagtagtagtagtagtagtagtagtttgggttggactgatatatgtagtagtagtagtagtagtagtagttgtagtagtagtagtagtagtagttagggttggactgatatatgtagtagtagtagtagtagtagtagttagggttggactgatatatgttgtagtagtagtggtagtagtagtagtagtagtagtagtagtagttacggttggactgataagtctagtaatagtagtagtagtagtagtagtagtagttagggttgggatgatatatgtagtagtagtagtagtagtagtagtagtagtagtagttaggattgggctgataagtctagtaatagtagtagtagtagtagtagtagtagttagggttgggatgatatatgtagtagtagtagtagtagtagtagtagtagtagtagtagttagggttggactgaaatatgtagtagtagtagtagtagtagtagatagggttggactgatatatgtagtagtagtagtagtagtagtagtagtagtagtagtagtagtagtagtagttagggttggactgatatatgtagtagtagtagtagtagtagtagtagttagggttggactgatatatgtagtagtagtagtagtagtagtgagttagggttggactgatatatgttgtagtagtagtggtagtagtagtagtagtagtagtagtagtagtagtagttagggttggactgataagtctgtaatgtagtagtagtagtagtagtagttaggggttgggatgatatatgtagtagtagtagtagtagtagtagtagtagtagttagggttgggctgataagtctagtaatagtagtagtagtagtagtactagtgttagggttgggatgatatatgtagtgtgtagtagtagtagtagtagtagtagtagtagttagggttggactgatatatgtagtgtagtagtagtagtagtagtagtagtagtagtagtagttagggttggactgataagtctagtaatagtagtagtagtagtagtagtagtagtagttagggttgggatgatatgtgtagtagtagtagtagtagtagtagtagtagtagtagtagtagtagtagtagttagggttggactgatatatgtagtagtagtagtagtagtagtagtagtagttagggttggactgaaatatgtagtagtagtagtagtagtagtagatagggttggactgatatatgtagtagtagtagtagtagtagtagtagtagtagtagtagttagggttggactaatatatgtagtagtagtagtagtagtagtagttagggttggactgatatatgtgtagtagtagtagtagtagtagttaggttggactgatatatgtagtagtagtagggtagtagtagtagtagtagtagtagtagtagttagggttggactgctatatgtattagtagtagtagtagtactagtagttagggttggactgatatgtgtagtagtagtagtagtagtagtagtagtagtagtagcagtagtagtagtagtagtagtagttagggttggactgataagtctagtaatagtagtagtagtagtagtagtagtagtagttagggttgggatgatatatgtagtagtagtagtagtagtagtagtagtagtagtagtagttagggttggactgatatatgtagtagtagtagtagtagtagtagtagttagggttggactgaaatatgtagtagtagtagtagtagtagtagtagatagggttggacttatatatgtcgtagtagtagtagtagtagtagtagtagtagtagtagtagtagtagtagttagggttggactgatatatgtagtagtagtagtagtagtagtagtagttagggttggactgatatatgtagtagtagtagtagtagtagtagtagttagggttggactgatatatgtagtagtagtagtagtagtagtagtagtagtagtagttagggttggactgatatatgtagtagtagtagtagtagtagtagttagggttggactgatatatgttgtagtagtagtggtagtagtagtagtagtagtagtagttagggttggactgataagtctagtaatagtagtagtagtagtagtagtagtagttagggttgggatgatatatgtagtagtagtagtagtagtagtagtagtagtagtagtagttagggttgggctgataagtctagtaatagtagtagtagtagtactagtagttagggttgggatgatatatgtagtagtagtagtagtagtagtagtagtagtagttagggttggactgatatatgtagtagtagtagtagtagtagtagtagtagtagtagtagtgttagggttggactgatatatgttgtagtgtagtagtagtagtagtagtagtagtagtagtagtagtagttagggttggctgatagtgtagtagtagtagtagtagtagttagggttggactgataagtctagtaatagtagtagtagtagtagtagtagtagtagttagggttgggctgatatatgtagtagtagtagtagtagtagtagtagtagtagtagtagtagttagggttgactgatatatgtagtagtagtagtagtagtagtagtagttagggttggactgaaatatgtagtagtagtagtagtagtgtagtaggtttattgtagtagtagtagtagtagtagtagtagtagttaagggttggactgatatatgtagtaatagtagtagtagtagtagtagttagggttggactgatatttagtagtagtagtagtagtagtagtagttaggttggactgatatatgtagtagtagtagtagtagtagtagtagtagtagtagtagtagtagtagttagggttggactgatatatgtagtagtagtagtagtagttagggttggactgatatatgtagtagtagtagtagtagtagtagtagtagtagtagttagggttgggatgatatatgtagtagtagtagtagtagtagtagcagtagttagggttggactgatatatctagtagtagtagtagtagtagtagtagtagttagggttggactgatatatctagtagtattagtagttgtagtgtagtagtagtagtagtagtagttaggttggactgatatatgtagtagtagtagtagtagtagtagttagggttgggctgatatatgtagtagtagtagtagtagtagtagtagtagtagtagtagtagtagtagtagtagttagggttggactgatatatgtagtagtagtagtagtagttagggttggactgatatatgtagtagtagtagtagtagtagtagttagggttgggatgatatatgtagtagtagtagtagtagtagtagtagtagttaagggttggactgatatatctagtgtattagtagttgtagtagtagtagtagtagtagtagtagttagggttggactgatatatgtagtagtagtagtagtagtagtagtagtagttagggttgggatgatatatgtagtagtagtcctagtagtagttagggttggactgatatttctagtagtagtagtagtagtagtagtagtagtagtagttagggttggactgatatatctagtagtagtagtagtagtagtagtagtagtagtgtagtagttgagggttggactgatatatgtagtagtagtagcagtagtagtagtagttaagggataggatgatatatgtagtagtagtagtagtagtagtagttagggttgggatgatatatgtagtagtagtagtagtagtagtagtagcagtagttaggtttggactgatatatctagtagtagtagtagtagtagtagtagtagtagttagggatggactgatatatctagtagtagtagtagtagtagtagtagtagtagttagggttggactgatatatgtagtagtagtagtagtagtagtagttaggattGGGATGATATATGCAGTAGTAatcgtagtagtagttagggttggactgatatatgtagtagtagtagtagtagtagtagtagtagttagggttggactgatatatgtagtagtagtagtagcagtagtagtagtagtagataagggttggactgatatatgtagtagtagtagtagtagtagtagtagtagtagtagcagtagtagtagtagtagtagttagggttggactgataagtctagtaatagtagtagtagtagtagtagtagtagtagttagggttgggatgatatatgtagtagtagtagtagtagtagtagtagtagtagtagtagttagggttggactgatatatgtagtagtagtagtagtagtagtagtagttagggttggactgatatatgtagtagtagtagtagtagcagtagttagggttggactgatatatgtagtagtagtagtagtagtagtagtagtagtagtagtagtagtattagtagtagtagttaggtttggactgatatatgtagtagtagtagtagtagtagtagttagggttggactgatatatgtagtagtagtagtagtagtagtagtagtagtagtagtagtagttagggttggactgatatatgtagtagtagtagtagtagtagtagtagttaggtttggactgaaatatgtagtagtagtagtagtagtagtagtagatagggttggactgatatatgtagtagtagtagtagtagtagtagtagtagtagtagtagtagttagggttggactgatatatatgtagtagtagtagtagtagtagtagttagggttggactgatatatgtagtagtagtagtagtagtagtagttaagggttggactgataatgtagtagtagtagtagtagtgtagtagtagttaggttggactgatatatgtagtagtagtagtagcagtagtagttagggttggactgatatatgtagtagtagtggtagtagtagtagtagtagtagtgtagtagttagggttggactgataagtctagtaatagtagtagtagtagtagtagtagttagggttgggatgatatatgtagtagtagtagtagtagtagtagtagtagtagtagttagggttgggctgataagtctagtaatagtagtagtagtagtactagtagttagggttaggatgatatatgtagtagtagtagtagtagtagtagtagtagcagtagttagggttggactgatatatctagtagtagtagtagtagtagtagtagtagtagtagttagggttggactgatatatgttgtagtagtagtagtagtagtagtagtagtagtagtagttagggttggactgataagtctagtagtagtagtagtagtagttagggttggactgataagtctagtaatagtagtagtagtagtagtagtagtagttagggttgggatgatatatgtagtagtagtagtagtagtagtagtagtagtagtagtagttagggttggactgatatatgtagtagtagtagtagtagtagtagttaggattggactgaaatatgtagtagtagtagtagtagtagtagtagatagggttggactgatatatgtagtagtagtagtagtagtagtagtagtagttagggttggactgatatatgtagtagtagtaagtagtagttgtagtagttagggttggactgatatatgtagtagtagtagtagtagtagtagttagggttgggatgatatatgtagtagtagtagtagtagtagtagtagtagtagtagtagtagtagtagtagttagggttggactgatatatgtagtagtagtagtagtagtagtagtagtagttagggttggactgaaatatgtagtagtagtagtagtagtagtagatagggttggactgatatatgtagtagtagtagtagtagtagtagtagtagtagtagtagttagggttggactgatatatgtagtagtagtagtagtagtagtagttagggttggactgatatatgtagtagtagtagtagtagtagttagggttggactgacatatgtagtagtagtaggagtagtagtagtagtagtagtagtagtagttagggttggactgctatatgtattagtagtagtagtagtagtagtagtagtagtagtagtagtactagtagttagggatggactgatatatgtagtagtagtagtagtagtagtagtagtagtagtagtagcagtagtagtagtagtagtagtagttagggttggactgataagtctagtaatagtagtagtagtagtagtagtagtagtagttagggttgggatgatatatgtagtgtagtagtagtagtagtagtagtagtagtagttagggttggactgatatatgtagtagtagtagtagtagtagtagtagtagttagggttggactgaaatatgtagtagtagtagtagtagtagtagtagatagggttggactgatatatgtcgtagtagtagtagtagtagtagtagtagtagtagtagtagtagtagtagttagggttggactgatatatgtagtagtagtagtagtagtagtagtagttagggatggactgatatatgtagtagtagtagtagtagtagtagttagggttggactgatatatgtagtagtagtagtagtagtagtagtagtagtagtagttaggattggactgatatatgtagtagtagtagtagtagtagtagtagttagggttggactgatatatgttgtagtagtagtggtagtagtagtagtagtagtattagtagtagtagtagttagggttggactgataagtctagtaatagtagtagtagtagtagtagtagtagttagggttgggatgatatatgtagtagtagtagtagtagtagtagtagtagtagtagttagggttgggctgataagtctagtaatagtagtagtagtagtactagtagttagggttgggatgatatatgtagtagtagtagtagtagtagtagtagtagtagttagggttggactgatatatgtagtagtagtagtagtagtagtagtagtagtagtagtagtagtagttagggttggactgatatatgttgttgtagtagtagtagtagtagtagtagtagtagtagtagtagtagtagtagtagttagggttggactgataagtctagtaatagtagtagtagtagtagtagtagtagtagttagggttgggatgatatatgtagtagtagtagtagtagtagtagtagtagtagtagtagtagtagttagggttggactgatatatgtagtagtagtagtagtagtagtagttaggttggactgaaatatgtagtagtagtagtagtagtagtagtagatagggttggactgatatatgtagtagtagtagtagtagtagtagtagtagttagggttggactgatatatgtagtagtagtagtagtagtagtagtagttagggttggactgatatatgtagtagtag
The Salmo salar chromosome ssa16, Ssal_v3.1, whole genome shotgun sequence DNA segment above includes these coding regions:
- the LOC123727716 gene encoding integumentary mucin C.1-like codes for the protein MRTSDRPRSKRSGSSSIGTLPCFLRTTLIEHHVLTRPVETVRKRPYWILEVRRKAVKQEVEAMLRMGVTEESQSTWCSPNVLRLMDQVLQHTVDYLDDIHSQEQLTRLQAVLDTLRQARLTANPKKCKLGFVEVENLGYLIGRGNVKPQAFRDCPVPRTKTQVKSFLGLTTTTTYISPTLTTTTTTTTTTTTTTTTTTTYISPTLTTTTTTTTTTTTTTTTTTTTTTYISPTLTTTTTTTTTYISPTLTTTTTTTTTTTTTYISPTLTTTTTTTTTTYISPTLTTTTTTTTTTYISPTLTTTTTTTTTTTTTTTTTTTTTTTTTTTTTTTTTTTTTTTTTTTTTTTTTTTTYISPTLTTTTTTTTTTTTTT